In one Parvibaculum sp. genomic region, the following are encoded:
- a CDS encoding RlmE family RNA methyltransferase, whose product MAAGDKTGKGGKGAGSGARTLKVRVKTARRRSNSSTRWLQRQLNDPYVHAAKREGYRSRAAFKLAEIDDKYRFLKPGGRVVDLGCAPGGWSQVAVARVNAQGTAGNRQGRVIGLDYLEMDPVPGATILQLDFLDEGADTRVKELLAGEADVVLSDMAAPTTGHKQTDHMRIMSLCEIAAQFAVEVLAPGGTFLAKVLRGGTENELLVLLKRHFQTVRHVKPKASRADSAEMYVLAQGFKGRSASDSADAE is encoded by the coding sequence ATGGCGGCAGGCGACAAGACCGGCAAAGGCGGCAAGGGCGCGGGCAGCGGCGCTCGCACGTTGAAAGTGCGCGTCAAGACCGCGCGCCGGCGCAGCAACTCCTCGACGCGCTGGCTGCAGCGCCAGCTCAACGATCCTTATGTCCATGCCGCGAAGCGCGAAGGCTATCGCTCGCGCGCCGCCTTCAAGCTTGCTGAAATCGACGACAAGTATCGATTCCTGAAACCCGGTGGTCGTGTGGTCGATCTCGGCTGCGCGCCGGGCGGCTGGAGCCAGGTGGCGGTCGCCCGCGTCAATGCGCAAGGCACGGCGGGCAACCGCCAAGGCCGTGTCATCGGCCTCGACTATCTCGAAATGGATCCCGTGCCGGGCGCCACCATCCTGCAACTCGACTTTCTTGACGAAGGCGCCGATACGCGCGTGAAGGAGCTGCTGGCGGGCGAGGCCGATGTCGTGCTGTCCGACATGGCCGCGCCGACGACCGGCCACAAACAGACCGACCACATGCGCATTATGTCGCTCTGCGAGATCGCCGCCCAGTTCGCGGTCGAGGTGCTGGCGCCGGGCGGCACCTTCCTCGCCAAGGTGCTACGCGGCGGCACAGAGAATGAATTGCTGGTGCTCCTGAAGCGCCATTTTCAGACCGTCCGCCATGTGAAACCCAAGGCGAGCCGCGCCGATTCGGCCGAGATGTATGTGCTGGCCCAAGGCTTTAAGGGCCGTTCCGCAAGCGATTCGGCAGACGCCGAATGA
- a CDS encoding Ppx/GppA phosphatase family protein, translating to MRPETDGGSGGPDGAAAAEKGLSAPRQPSGEGAAGSGAATADPAPEPEATQSRADGASNGESAPPKKRRRRRGRRAGRQGERTGAPKPSAQPHNGTPPASRAPADTLYAALDLGTNNCRLLIARRSSDGFNVVDAYSRIVRLGEGLARTGALSEAAMTRAIDALKICADKMRRRGVVRARTIATAACRTASNSDAFIESVKSQTGLSLEIVSTEDEARLAVAGCAPLLDPGCTSALVFDIGGGSTELIWVRMPGDDRRGRPVIGDWISLPCGVVTLAEHHGGVDVPAELYDRMVAEVGEQLTPFHERIRAMEAGEGGFHLLGTSGTVTTIAGVHLGLERYDRTRVDGVWISPGDVQRVTQSLLAMDYGKRAAHPCVGGERADLVLAGCAIFEAIARAWPAERLRVADRGLREGILMSLIEADARRGRRRRRRRRRNAHRASEAPAQVN from the coding sequence GTGCGCCCAGAAACCGACGGCGGTTCGGGCGGCCCAGACGGGGCCGCCGCCGCTGAAAAGGGCCTGTCCGCGCCGCGCCAGCCTTCCGGGGAGGGTGCTGCCGGCTCCGGGGCCGCGACCGCCGATCCGGCCCCCGAGCCGGAGGCGACGCAGAGCCGTGCCGACGGCGCATCCAATGGCGAATCCGCTCCTCCGAAAAAGCGCCGCCGCCGGCGCGGCCGTCGTGCTGGCCGCCAGGGCGAGCGCACAGGGGCGCCCAAACCATCCGCACAGCCGCACAACGGCACGCCGCCCGCGTCGCGCGCACCCGCCGACACGCTTTATGCGGCGCTCGATCTCGGCACCAACAATTGCCGGCTGCTGATCGCCCGCCGCAGCAGCGACGGTTTCAATGTCGTCGATGCCTATTCGCGCATCGTGCGGCTCGGCGAGGGTCTCGCCCGCACCGGCGCGCTGAGCGAGGCCGCGATGACCCGCGCCATCGATGCACTGAAAATCTGCGCCGACAAGATGCGCCGCCGCGGCGTCGTCCGCGCCCGGACCATCGCCACCGCCGCCTGCCGCACGGCGTCCAACAGCGACGCCTTCATCGAGAGCGTGAAAAGCCAGACCGGCCTATCGCTCGAAATCGTCTCGACCGAAGACGAGGCGCGCCTCGCGGTCGCGGGCTGCGCGCCGCTGCTCGATCCGGGCTGCACCTCGGCGCTGGTCTTCGACATCGGCGGCGGCTCCACCGAATTGATCTGGGTGCGGATGCCGGGCGACGATCGTCGCGGCCGGCCGGTGATCGGCGACTGGATTTCGCTGCCCTGCGGCGTCGTCACGCTGGCCGAACATCACGGCGGCGTCGATGTGCCGGCCGAACTCTACGACCGCATGGTCGCCGAAGTCGGCGAGCAATTGACGCCGTTCCACGAGCGCATCCGCGCGATGGAAGCGGGCGAGGGCGGTTTCCATTTGCTCGGCACCTCCGGCACGGTCACGACCATCGCAGGCGTCCATCTCGGCCTCGAACGCTACGACCGCACGCGCGTCGACGGCGTCTGGATTTCGCCCGGCGATGTTCAGCGCGTCACGCAGTCGCTGCTGGCGATGGACTACGGCAAGCGCGCCGCGCATCCCTGCGTCGGCGGCGAGCGCGCCGATCTGGTGCTGGCCGGTTGCGCGATTTTCGAGGCGATTGCGCGCGCCTGGCCGGCCGAACGTCTGCGCGTTGCCGATCGCGGCCTGCGCGAGGGTATTCTGATGTCGCTGATCGAAGCGGATGCGCGCCGCGGCCGCCGCCGTCGCCGGAGGCGCCGCCGCAATGCCCATCGCGCTTCCGAAGCGCCGGCGCAGGTGAACTGA
- the guaA gene encoding glutamine-hydrolyzing GMP synthase produces MNEDRILIIDFGSQVTQLIARRVRESGVYCEIVPFNKADGLDKLFAPKAVILSGGPASVTGIGTPRAPEWVFKAGVPVLGICYGEQTMCAQLGGKVESSDEREFGRAVIEVLEDSPLFEGLLQAGESEPVWMSHGDRVVALPSGFKTIAVSRNAPFAAIADEERRFYGVQFHPEVVHTPRGAAMLKNFTHKIAGCKGGWTMAAFKETEIAKVRAQVGKGKVICGLSGGVDSSVVAVLLHEAIGDQLQCVFVDTGMMRAGEADQVVNLFRHHYNIPLVNRDATDLFLGKLDGVSDPEKKRKIIGATFIDVFEEEAKKVGGADFLAQGTLYPDVIESVSFAGGPSVTIKSHHNVGGLPERMNMQLVEPLRELFKDEVRILGRELGLPEEFVGRHPFPGPGLAIRVPGEITREKLDILRKADVIYLDEIRKAGLYDTIWQAFAVLLPVRTVGVMGDERTYDYVCALRAVTSIDGMTADYYPFSHDFLGHVSTRIINEVRGINRVVYDVTSKPPGTIEWE; encoded by the coding sequence ATGAACGAAGACCGTATTCTCATTATCGATTTCGGTAGCCAGGTTACGCAGCTCATCGCGCGCCGCGTTCGCGAAAGCGGCGTCTATTGCGAGATCGTACCCTTCAACAAGGCCGATGGCCTCGACAAGCTTTTCGCTCCGAAGGCGGTCATCCTGTCGGGTGGCCCGGCAAGTGTCACCGGCATCGGCACGCCGCGCGCACCGGAATGGGTTTTCAAGGCCGGCGTTCCCGTTCTCGGCATCTGCTACGGCGAGCAAACCATGTGCGCCCAGCTCGGCGGCAAGGTCGAGAGTTCCGACGAGCGCGAGTTCGGCCGCGCCGTCATCGAGGTGTTGGAGGACAGCCCGCTCTTCGAAGGGTTGTTGCAGGCGGGTGAAAGCGAGCCGGTCTGGATGAGCCATGGCGACCGCGTTGTCGCGCTCCCGTCGGGCTTCAAGACCATCGCCGTCAGCCGCAACGCGCCCTTCGCCGCCATCGCCGACGAGGAGCGCCGCTTCTACGGTGTGCAGTTCCATCCCGAAGTCGTGCACACGCCGCGCGGCGCCGCGATGCTGAAAAACTTCACGCACAAGATCGCCGGCTGCAAGGGCGGCTGGACGATGGCCGCCTTCAAGGAAACCGAAATTGCCAAGGTCCGCGCCCAGGTCGGCAAGGGCAAAGTGATTTGCGGCCTCTCGGGCGGCGTCGATTCATCCGTGGTCGCCGTGTTGCTGCACGAAGCCATTGGCGATCAGCTTCAATGCGTTTTCGTCGACACCGGCATGATGCGTGCCGGCGAGGCCGATCAGGTCGTCAACCTCTTCCGCCACCACTACAACATTCCGCTGGTCAACCGCGACGCGACGGACCTTTTCCTCGGCAAGCTCGACGGCGTCTCCGACCCCGAGAAAAAACGCAAGATCATTGGCGCAACCTTCATCGACGTCTTTGAGGAGGAAGCGAAAAAGGTCGGCGGCGCCGACTTCCTGGCGCAAGGCACGCTTTACCCGGACGTCATCGAAAGCGTCTCCTTCGCGGGCGGACCCTCGGTCACGATCAAGAGCCACCACAATGTCGGCGGCCTGCCTGAACGCATGAACATGCAGCTCGTCGAGCCCCTGCGCGAACTCTTCAAGGACGAGGTGCGCATCCTCGGCCGCGAGCTCGGCCTGCCGGAAGAATTTGTCGGCCGCCATCCGTTCCCCGGTCCCGGCCTCGCGATCCGCGTGCCGGGCGAGATCACGCGCGAAAAACTCGACATCCTGCGCAAGGCCGACGTGATCTATCTCGACGAGATCCGCAAGGCCGGTCTCTACGACACGATCTGGCAGGCTTTCGCGGTGCTGCTGCCGGTGCGCACCGTCGGCGTCATGGGCGACGAACGCACATATGATTATGTCTGCGCGCTGCGCGCCGTCACCTCCATCGACGGCATGACGGCCGACTACTACCCGTTCAGCCACGATTTCCTGGGCCACGTCTCGACGCGCATCATCAACGAAGTCCGCGGCATCAACCGCGTCGTCTACGACGTTACGTCGAAGCCGCCGGGAACAATTGAGTGGGAGTGA
- a CDS encoding RsmB/NOP family class I SAM-dependent RNA methyltransferase, with product MTPGARLQSAIGILTGIFETRQPADRAFDAWARSSRFAGSKDRAAVSEIVFSVLRHRAQLAAATGSDAPQLLAFAAIALLQGEGADAAAARADGTPHAPSPLTDDETAALRAAALPGPDAPPWVRLNYPEWLHPEFEAALGNSLEAEMAALMERAPTDLRVNALKATRDRAMALLADENVETEPTPLSPWGLRLTGRANILGLASFRDGVIELQDEGSQLACLATGVTPGEQVVDLCAGGGGKSLALAAMMRNRGQVHACDTDARRLGKLMPRAQRAGIRNIQTRTLGRFAPGAADADLADLEARMDCVLVDAPCSGTGAWRRNPDARWRIDPETLAGYRAAQSEVLARAARLLRPGGRLVYVTCSMLPSENEKQVEAFQAAHTDFAAMPWRSLWPADIAPPPHANDGAYLRLTPGSAGTDGFFIAILRREG from the coding sequence ATGACGCCCGGCGCACGCCTGCAATCGGCCATCGGCATTCTGACCGGCATCTTCGAAACACGCCAACCGGCCGACCGCGCCTTCGACGCATGGGCGCGCTCCAGCCGCTTTGCCGGTTCGAAGGATCGCGCGGCCGTCAGCGAAATCGTCTTCTCCGTCCTTCGTCATCGCGCGCAGCTCGCGGCCGCCACCGGCTCGGATGCGCCGCAGCTACTAGCCTTCGCGGCAATTGCTTTGCTGCAAGGGGAGGGCGCGGATGCCGCCGCCGCGCGCGCCGACGGCACGCCCCATGCGCCATCGCCGCTGACCGACGACGAAACCGCCGCGCTCCGTGCCGCCGCCCTGCCGGGCCCGGACGCGCCGCCATGGGTCAGGCTCAACTATCCCGAATGGTTGCATCCCGAATTCGAGGCCGCGCTGGGGAACTCGCTCGAAGCCGAAATGGCTGCGCTGATGGAACGTGCGCCCACGGATCTCCGCGTCAATGCGCTGAAAGCGACGCGCGACCGGGCGATGGCGCTGCTCGCGGATGAGAACGTCGAGACCGAACCGACGCCGCTTTCGCCCTGGGGCCTGCGCCTCACCGGCCGCGCCAACATTCTGGGCCTCGCAAGTTTCCGCGACGGCGTGATCGAGTTGCAGGACGAGGGGTCGCAGCTCGCCTGTCTGGCGACGGGCGTGACGCCCGGCGAGCAAGTGGTCGATCTCTGCGCCGGTGGCGGCGGCAAGTCATTGGCGCTCGCCGCGATGATGCGCAATCGCGGTCAGGTCCACGCCTGCGACACCGATGCCCGCCGCCTCGGCAAGCTGATGCCCCGTGCCCAGCGCGCCGGCATCCGCAACATCCAGACGCGCACCCTCGGCCGATTTGCGCCCGGCGCAGCGGATGCCGACCTCGCCGATCTCGAAGCGCGCATGGATTGCGTGCTGGTCGATGCGCCTTGCAGCGGCACCGGCGCCTGGCGGCGCAACCCCGACGCCCGCTGGCGCATCGATCCCGAAACGCTCGCCGGTTACCGCGCCGCGCAATCCGAAGTGCTGGCGCGCGCCGCCCGGCTGCTCCGTCCCGGCGGCCGCCTCGTCTATGTCACTTGTTCGATGCTGCCGTCGGAAAACGAAAAACAGGTCGAGGCTTTTCAGGCCGCCCATACGGATTTCGCCGCAATGCCGTGGCGCTCGCTCTGGCCCGCCGATATCGCTCCGCCGCCGCATGCAAACGACGGTGCATACCTGCGCCTGACGCCCGGCAGTGCCGGAACCGACGGCTTTTTCATCGCCATCCTGCGGCGGGAGGGCTGA
- the guaB gene encoding IMP dehydrogenase, whose translation MIREALTFDDVLLLPAASTVLPSQADTKTRLTRSIALGIPIVSAAMDTVTEARLAIALAQAGGIGVLHRNMDPDVQAEHVRQVKKFESGMVVNPVTIGPDATLADAFALMKRHGITGIPVVEETGKLAGILTNRDVRFATNLAEPVRNLMTKDNLVTVADGVSQDDAKRLLHKHRIEKLLVVDEAYRCIGLITVNDIEKAQLHPNAAKDEQGRLRVAAATTVGDEGFARSEALMAAGADVIVVDTAHGHSARVSEAVERIKKISNATQVIAGNVATADAARALIDAGADAVKVGIGPGSICTTRIVAGVGVPQLTAIMDVAEAAQKTSTPVIADGGIKFSGDLAKAIAAGADCAMLGSLFAGTEESPGEVFLFQGRSYKSYRGMGSVGAMAVGSADRYFQQDVKDSLKLVPEGIEGQVPYKGPVGNVIHQLVGGLRAAMGYTGNATIADFQKNAEFVRISSASLRESHVHDVTITREAPNYPGGVS comes from the coding sequence ATGATCCGTGAAGCGCTGACGTTCGACGACGTTCTCCTGCTCCCTGCCGCTTCCACGGTTCTCCCGAGCCAGGCCGATACGAAAACGCGACTGACGCGCTCCATCGCCCTCGGTATTCCCATCGTCTCCGCCGCCATGGACACCGTCACCGAGGCCCGCCTCGCGATTGCGCTGGCGCAGGCCGGCGGCATCGGCGTTCTCCACCGCAACATGGACCCCGACGTGCAGGCCGAGCATGTGCGTCAGGTCAAGAAGTTCGAAAGCGGCATGGTGGTGAACCCGGTCACCATCGGTCCGGACGCGACATTGGCCGACGCCTTCGCGCTGATGAAGCGCCACGGCATCACCGGCATCCCGGTGGTCGAGGAGACGGGCAAGCTCGCCGGCATTCTCACAAACCGCGACGTGCGCTTCGCGACAAATCTTGCAGAGCCGGTGCGCAACCTGATGACCAAGGACAATCTTGTCACGGTCGCCGACGGCGTCAGCCAGGACGACGCCAAGCGCCTGCTGCACAAGCACCGCATCGAAAAGCTGCTGGTCGTCGACGAGGCCTATCGCTGCATCGGCCTCATCACCGTCAACGACATCGAGAAAGCGCAACTTCACCCCAATGCGGCGAAGGACGAGCAGGGCCGCCTCCGTGTTGCCGCCGCCACCACGGTTGGCGATGAAGGCTTCGCGCGCTCCGAGGCGCTGATGGCCGCCGGTGCCGACGTGATCGTCGTCGACACGGCGCATGGCCACTCGGCACGCGTTTCGGAAGCGGTCGAACGCATCAAGAAAATTTCCAACGCAACGCAGGTGATTGCCGGCAATGTAGCAACCGCGGATGCCGCCCGCGCGCTGATCGACGCCGGCGCCGATGCCGTCAAGGTCGGCATCGGCCCGGGTTCGATCTGCACCACCCGCATCGTCGCCGGCGTCGGCGTGCCGCAATTGACCGCCATCATGGATGTCGCCGAAGCCGCGCAGAAAACCAGTACGCCCGTCATCGCCGATGGCGGCATCAAGTTTTCGGGCGATCTGGCGAAGGCGATTGCCGCCGGCGCCGATTGTGCGATGCTCGGCTCGCTTTTCGCGGGAACAGAGGAAAGCCCCGGCGAGGTCTTCCTGTTTCAGGGCCGCTCCTACAAGTCCTATCGCGGCATGGGTTCGGTCGGCGCGATGGCCGTGGGCTCCGCCGACCGCTATTTCCAGCAGGACGTGAAGGACTCGCTGAAGCTGGTGCCCGAAGGCATCGAAGGTCAGGTGCCCTACAAGGGCCCCGTCGGCAATGTCATCCACCAGCTTGTCGGCGGTCTGCGCGCCGCGATGGGTTACACCGGCAACGCCACCATCGCCGATTTCCAGAAGAACGCCGAATTCGTCCGCATCTCCTCGGCGAGCCTGCGCGAAAGCCATGTCCACGACGTAACGATCACGCGTGAAGCCCCGAACTATCCCGGCGGTGTGAGCTGA
- a CDS encoding tetratricopeptide repeat protein gives MFPAALALLLALAPCVAHAVDEASMRRSAELGERGIETAAAGDLPAAQWLLERAIAANPANARAYAHLGSVHQSKGDTRLARKYYGIALEIDPTEPDALNRLAQLDIAQGNRAAAEQRLRILRFHCENCVQTQELARLLSSGTAAPLEP, from the coding sequence GTGTTCCCGGCGGCCCTTGCGCTGCTGCTGGCGCTGGCGCCATGCGTCGCCCATGCAGTCGATGAAGCCTCGATGCGCCGTTCGGCCGAACTCGGCGAACGCGGTATTGAAACGGCGGCGGCCGGCGATCTTCCGGCCGCGCAATGGCTCCTCGAACGCGCCATCGCGGCCAATCCCGCCAATGCGCGCGCCTACGCCCATCTCGGCAGCGTTCATCAGTCGAAAGGCGACACGCGCCTTGCCCGCAAATACTACGGCATCGCGCTCGAGATCGATCCGACCGAGCCCGACGCATTGAACCGCCTCGCGCAGCTCGACATCGCGCAGGGCAATCGCGCGGCCGCCGAGCAGCGCCTTCGCATCCTGCGTTTCCATTGCGAAAACTGCGTACAGACACAAGAACTCGCGCGCCTGCTTTCATCCGGAACCGCCGCGCCCCTCGAACCTTGA
- a CDS encoding aspartate-semialdehyde dehydrogenase, which produces MISNPVVAIAGATGAVGVEMIRCLEERNFPVKELKLLASARSAGKTMRFRGKDILVEELTDASFAGVDIAFFSAGGGISKRFLKAVKDAGAVMIDNSSAFRMDPDVPLVIPEINPEAALGHKGVIANPNCSTIIAITPLWPIHKVNRVKRIVAATYQAASGAGAAAMEELEQATRAFLKGEPFEQKIIPHPYPFNVFSHNSNVDPETGYNEEELKMVKETKKIFSDPDIRVTATCVRVPVLRAHSEALDFECEKPISPDQVREILSTAPGIKIVDDVAGNYFPMPKDASGQDDILVGRIRQDISDPSGRSIAMFVAGDQLLKGAALNAVQIGEILVKR; this is translated from the coding sequence ATGATTTCGAACCCCGTCGTCGCCATTGCGGGCGCGACCGGCGCCGTCGGCGTCGAGATGATCCGCTGCCTTGAGGAACGCAACTTCCCGGTGAAGGAACTGAAGCTGCTGGCTTCGGCGCGATCGGCCGGCAAAACCATGCGCTTCCGCGGCAAGGACATTCTCGTCGAGGAATTGACGGATGCGAGCTTTGCGGGCGTCGATATCGCCTTTTTCTCGGCGGGCGGCGGCATTTCGAAGCGGTTCCTCAAGGCGGTGAAGGATGCCGGCGCGGTGATGATCGACAATTCGTCGGCCTTCCGCATGGACCCCGACGTGCCGCTGGTGATCCCGGAAATCAACCCGGAGGCGGCGCTCGGGCACAAGGGCGTCATCGCCAATCCGAACTGCTCGACCATCATTGCAATCACGCCACTCTGGCCGATCCACAAGGTCAATCGCGTCAAGCGCATTGTCGCCGCGACCTATCAGGCGGCGTCGGGCGCGGGCGCAGCGGCGATGGAAGAACTCGAACAGGCGACGCGCGCTTTCCTGAAGGGCGAGCCGTTCGAGCAGAAGATCATTCCGCACCCCTACCCTTTCAACGTTTTCAGCCACAACTCGAATGTCGACCCGGAGACGGGCTACAACGAGGAAGAGCTGAAGATGGTGAAGGAGACCAAGAAGATTTTCAGCGATCCCGACATTCGCGTGACGGCGACCTGCGTCCGCGTGCCGGTGTTGCGCGCGCATTCCGAAGCGCTCGACTTCGAATGCGAGAAGCCGATTTCGCCGGATCAGGTGCGCGAAATTCTTTCCACCGCGCCGGGCATCAAGATCGTCGACGACGTGGCGGGGAACTATTTCCCGATGCCGAAGGATGCGTCCGGTCAGGACGACATTCTGGTCGGCCGCATCAGGCAGGATATTTCCGATCCGAGCGGACGCTCGATCGCGATGTTCGTCGCCGGCGACCAGCTGCTGAAAGGCGCAGCGCTGAACGCGGTGCAGATCGGCGAGATTCTCGTCAAGCGCTGA
- a CDS encoding plasmid recombination protein — MALQFLHVDTVARSVPKKATTKRWALSDVLAEANRVDDACPHIEKPQMPTRLYGVPLSIVESAALRRANDARDAMGRRLRKDAPVMIAGVTSYPIRVTELDETTRVDLAAWEKRTTGWLRSRFGDGLASVIRHTDEEFPHLHFFVVPELTDAMSLNLEAVHPGIGARELAKRAGKSNKEANRSYCEAMRALQNDFHEAVGIFHGHLRHGPRRRRLSRGAYLSEQQEAQRRAKLMNKVENELADLEMLRVEVALNSRARERVDILEVENRSLREEVERKTLAAETASREAETLRKDKSVLRAAAAHSAKVIFHFVGLIVSGEEKYRSFFMSCPLPHGVHPEPWERLRLFLFGSKDTPDARARSRKRADDERTHT; from the coding sequence ATGGCGCTACAATTTCTTCATGTCGACACGGTTGCCCGGTCTGTGCCCAAAAAGGCAACGACGAAGCGATGGGCGCTGTCCGACGTGCTTGCGGAAGCAAACCGGGTCGATGATGCGTGCCCCCATATAGAGAAACCGCAGATGCCCACGAGACTCTATGGGGTGCCACTCTCGATAGTTGAAAGTGCGGCGTTGAGGAGGGCCAACGATGCGCGCGACGCAATGGGCCGCAGGTTACGCAAAGATGCGCCGGTGATGATTGCGGGTGTTACCAGCTACCCTATTCGCGTGACAGAACTCGATGAAACGACGCGCGTTGACCTCGCGGCGTGGGAGAAGCGCACAACGGGATGGTTGCGGAGCCGCTTTGGTGACGGGCTTGCGTCGGTAATACGGCACACCGACGAGGAATTTCCTCACCTACATTTTTTTGTTGTTCCGGAGTTGACGGACGCAATGTCGCTCAATCTAGAGGCTGTTCATCCGGGAATTGGCGCGCGCGAACTCGCGAAACGCGCCGGCAAAAGCAACAAGGAAGCGAACCGGTCATATTGCGAGGCGATGCGCGCATTACAGAACGATTTCCATGAGGCGGTGGGCATCTTCCACGGCCACTTGAGACACGGCCCGAGGCGGCGTCGCCTCTCGCGAGGCGCGTATCTCTCGGAACAACAAGAGGCACAACGGAGGGCCAAGCTTATGAATAAGGTTGAAAACGAACTGGCGGACCTCGAAATGCTGCGAGTTGAGGTCGCGCTCAACTCACGCGCTCGCGAACGGGTGGACATTCTCGAAGTGGAGAATCGAAGCTTGCGAGAAGAGGTGGAGAGGAAAACTCTTGCGGCCGAGACTGCTTCACGAGAAGCGGAGACGCTGCGGAAGGATAAGAGCGTCCTTCGTGCCGCCGCCGCGCATTCGGCAAAGGTCATCTTTCACTTTGTTGGTCTTATCGTGAGCGGCGAAGAAAAATATCGTTCCTTCTTCATGTCCTGCCCGCTTCCCCACGGCGTTCACCCGGAGCCGTGGGAACGACTCCGCCTGTTCTTGTTCGGGTCCAAGGACACGCCAGACGCCCGTGCGCGTTCTAGAAAGCGTGCTGACGACGAAAGGACGCACACCTAG
- a CDS encoding site-specific integrase → MNAPASFRPSRLQLRLVLERIFFRIIDEGDRLRDTDPDGFNRYAPPPGGPHTPVAANPAPHPSQWTDEDWEEFIEESARAATMPDILTAEWQSYAYWNLSEPAKAIADNALTDAGLTLSKKSDEYTAFLRDTTRVIAAAYAIEEQRWNGDFSQSELLPGFIARKYRDGEHEPAGRAIGAIRKREADFLSRSLEDAAREFMALRRQGGTCAKTARDDQTAIRYFLDLVGNMAMGEIERHHVEKFRQEMSRVPVTIGKGIYRNLTPSQAIKAADRLEEEIQRAPRDAHTIEWENKRILRADAQKKTDRMRMKTTNKHLSFFTGLWRSSVVPESLRAHNPFSGTLFRKKLISNETARRGTRRAFTQDELYELFHSPAWQGYQSEAVRTAPGKALVKDWHYWCPLLALYAGLRREELAALSASDFEEIDDIWVVNIRPKNGTRVKSMAAIRQVPIHSKLLQLGFRQYVHAAGPRAQIFQGLRRTGTYLEYGEQLGKWFRYYRKQLGIYYPGTSFHSFRHNFIQALRNKGIGTDSIALLVGHEDLGVTAAVYGANVSMRQKKETVEQLNFKLPL, encoded by the coding sequence ATGAACGCCCCAGCCAGCTTCCGACCATCTCGCCTTCAGTTGCGCCTCGTGCTCGAACGCATATTTTTCCGTATCATTGACGAGGGCGACCGCCTGCGGGACACAGACCCGGATGGCTTCAACCGATACGCGCCGCCGCCGGGAGGACCCCACACACCTGTCGCCGCCAATCCCGCGCCACATCCCAGTCAATGGACGGACGAGGATTGGGAGGAGTTTATCGAGGAGTCGGCGCGGGCGGCAACGATGCCGGACATCCTCACCGCCGAGTGGCAAAGCTATGCCTATTGGAATCTATCGGAGCCCGCAAAAGCTATTGCGGACAACGCTCTGACTGACGCTGGACTTACTCTCTCGAAGAAATCGGACGAATATACTGCCTTTCTCCGGGATACCACGCGCGTCATCGCTGCGGCATACGCCATTGAGGAGCAGCGATGGAACGGAGATTTCTCACAGAGCGAACTCCTGCCGGGTTTCATCGCGCGCAAATATCGTGACGGAGAGCACGAGCCTGCTGGACGAGCGATTGGAGCAATCAGAAAGCGCGAAGCCGACTTTCTGTCCCGCTCGCTGGAAGATGCCGCGCGAGAATTCATGGCTCTGCGTCGCCAAGGCGGAACGTGCGCGAAAACAGCACGCGATGACCAGACTGCCATCCGCTACTTCCTAGACTTGGTCGGAAACATGGCAATGGGAGAAATCGAGCGACACCACGTGGAAAAATTCCGCCAGGAAATGTCTCGTGTGCCCGTGACTATCGGAAAAGGCATATACAGGAATCTCACGCCTTCGCAGGCGATAAAAGCGGCCGACCGGCTGGAAGAAGAAATCCAACGGGCGCCACGTGATGCGCACACAATCGAGTGGGAAAATAAGAGAATATTGCGAGCTGACGCGCAGAAGAAAACAGACCGCATGCGAATGAAAACGACCAACAAACATCTATCCTTTTTTACTGGCCTGTGGCGGTCTTCGGTCGTTCCTGAATCCTTGCGGGCACATAATCCATTTTCGGGCACCCTCTTCCGCAAGAAACTAATCTCGAACGAGACCGCGCGCCGTGGAACGCGCCGGGCGTTCACGCAAGATGAACTTTATGAGCTATTTCATTCTCCGGCTTGGCAGGGTTACCAGAGCGAAGCCGTGCGCACAGCACCCGGAAAAGCCCTTGTGAAGGACTGGCACTACTGGTGTCCGCTTTTGGCGCTCTACGCTGGCTTGCGTCGAGAAGAACTGGCGGCACTGTCAGCAAGCGATTTTGAAGAAATCGACGATATCTGGGTCGTGAATATCAGACCGAAAAATGGCACACGTGTAAAATCCATGGCGGCCATTCGTCAGGTGCCGATTCACTCGAAACTACTTCAGTTGGGATTTCGGCAGTATGTCCATGCCGCTGGACCAAGGGCTCAAATATTTCAAGGTTTGCGGAGGACCGGCACATATCTGGAGTATGGGGAGCAGTTGGGAAAGTGGTTTCGATATTATCGAAAGCAATTGGGCATCTACTATCCGGGCACCAGCTTTCACAGCTTCCGGCACAATTTCATTCAAGCATTGCGAAACAAGGGAATTGGCACCGACTCAATTGCGCTTCTGGTCGGACATGAAGACCTAGGCGTTACGGCGGCCGTCTATGGTGCCAATGTTTCGATGAGGCAGAAGAAAGAAACAGTCGAACAACTGAACTTCAAGCTTCCGCTCTAG